The following proteins come from a genomic window of Thermoleophilia bacterium:
- a CDS encoding asparaginase produces the protein MSGSNRIGLITTGGTIGSMSEERRSVAQRLVKLIGSQGEPVVLGGKKTSRVIYRESLEFIVRQPVNLLSEDMTPGDWTLIAREIEGLCRKEEVKGVLVLHGTDTMTYTAMAMTFMLTGVEVPIVFTGANLPPDEPDSDADTNISDALVALKKLPAGVFISFAGKSDAISWVMESVSARKVRASGPAYRSTNRGPVATVEKGKLKFRRNLETIPRSPSRIEVSDRVLQLSLHPGIDLSAMIDVIDLRGIRGVVVSTYPAFTAPSCPPSSSLPEFVAKCGEMDVAVALTVGNAPVGRTNAYGSTLHMIESDALLLSTMPEVALVKMMWATGCTREVDEVRSLMLEPIATEFGPKVPE, from the coding sequence TTGTCCGGAAGCAATCGCATAGGTCTGATCACGACGGGCGGCACGATCGGATCGATGTCGGAAGAGCGGAGATCCGTCGCCCAGCGGCTGGTCAAGTTGATCGGCAGCCAGGGGGAGCCGGTGGTACTCGGCGGCAAGAAGACCAGTCGGGTCATCTACCGCGAGTCACTCGAATTCATCGTTCGCCAGCCGGTCAACCTGCTGTCGGAGGACATGACCCCCGGTGACTGGACCCTGATCGCCCGGGAGATCGAAGGTCTCTGCCGGAAGGAGGAGGTCAAGGGCGTCCTGGTGCTCCACGGCACCGACACGATGACCTACACGGCGATGGCGATGACGTTCATGCTGACCGGAGTCGAAGTCCCGATCGTCTTCACCGGCGCCAACCTGCCGCCTGACGAACCGGATTCCGACGCCGACACGAATATCAGCGACGCGCTGGTCGCGCTCAAGAAGCTGCCGGCCGGGGTCTTCATCTCGTTCGCCGGCAAATCGGATGCGATCAGCTGGGTGATGGAGTCTGTTTCGGCGCGCAAAGTGCGTGCTTCCGGGCCCGCCTATCGCTCGACCAACCGCGGACCGGTCGCCACTGTGGAGAAGGGCAAACTCAAATTCCGGCGGAACCTCGAAACGATTCCGCGGAGCCCGTCACGCATCGAAGTCTCCGATCGTGTGCTCCAGCTGTCACTTCACCCCGGGATCGACCTGAGCGCGATGATCGACGTGATCGACCTGCGGGGTATCCGGGGGGTCGTCGTCAGCACCTATCCCGCCTTCACCGCGCCTTCCTGCCCGCCCAGCTCTTCGCTCCCCGAATTCGTCGCCAAGTGCGGCGAGATGGATGTCGCCGTCGCCCTCACAGTGGGCAATGCGCCGGTCGGCCGGACCAATGCCTACGGATCGACCCTCCACATGATCGAGTCGGACGCCCTGCTGCTCTCGACCATGCCCGAAGTCGCGCTGGTGAAGATGATGTGGGCGACCGGGTGCACCCGCGAGGTAGACGAGGTGCGCAGCCTGATGCTCGAGCCGATCGCCACGGAATTCGGCCCCAAGGTGCCGGAATGA
- a CDS encoding FTR1 family protein, which yields MRFSEAKKPVFSGRSIATVASLLAGVVAAFLIPLSARADAAQPQAPWQLEAGIEEQFTDATTSLVLGDQGSPTFVSPSKLVSGPSGDQLRRFAPEQLKALKAGLSDGREATIDKDQIALGTAQGDSLSALRFGSYKTTLALTRANRVDGAKSWLLVRDFRPSTKFSQLTVEAADALKSLEDGDSSPAEAAALVNKDLLDTYQARVDLALIAAEEAGDRKFFPRFADQTALGAGYWKIIRDRFVEDRGEAQAKVTDSYFDDIERAGLTSDVPLFKQAAQRVKGQLEAFVASPLTLDDKVRRAAQFDRFIELVPVEYGRGVSGGQVTRDFEVQEAIAFADGAEQALKDLSSDLLKENPAETRQLLAGIDELQVDLQEATEGTEVRDAAELESLAGQVADDADAMFPDDWKGSSEDADYDLVDISLDQMLNAINAGDYDIAEQNRLSAYAFFEFGPEVKLRGFDPGLSTEIEGMFWYGARGFDGLATEIANESSGREVQPTLVELKSAIDDAHEITGSNTSSGTVITNAALIVFREGLEAILIIAAITASMIGGRKYLRKPVYRGALLAIPASVVSYVLMVMLLGSFARYGEKVEAIVGLMAIAVLLIVLNWFFHKVYWTEWIATHRRRTKEITVGLGVGAAAGGATVFGLYVLGFESVFREGMETVLFLQALQLAAGTGPVLIGVAIGLTAMGIVGYLTFKLESKLPYKKLLIVTGVLIAFVLFTMVGTTVRVMQGVGWLPIHPIDSQFPLWIGNWLGIYPSWETLAAQVLAITFVIGSYFAAGWVSKRKLAKSRAEYEASLLRDDPPAEPAISGNGNGNGHPQVNVNGKVVIPPNGQKALDEAVSSGTKES from the coding sequence GTGCGCTTCTCAGAAGCAAAGAAGCCCGTTTTCAGTGGCCGCAGCATTGCGACCGTCGCGAGTTTGCTCGCGGGGGTCGTTGCTGCGTTTCTGATCCCCCTTTCCGCCCGGGCCGATGCGGCCCAGCCGCAGGCGCCCTGGCAACTGGAAGCGGGAATCGAAGAGCAGTTCACGGACGCGACGACCTCCCTCGTCCTCGGCGATCAGGGTTCCCCGACGTTCGTTTCACCGTCGAAGCTCGTTTCCGGGCCTTCGGGCGACCAGCTTCGGCGCTTCGCCCCGGAGCAGTTGAAGGCCCTGAAAGCTGGTCTCTCGGACGGTCGCGAGGCGACCATTGACAAAGACCAGATCGCCCTTGGAACCGCGCAGGGGGATTCCCTGTCCGCGCTTCGGTTCGGGTCTTACAAGACGACCCTCGCCCTGACCCGGGCGAACCGCGTCGACGGCGCCAAGTCCTGGCTGCTGGTTCGCGACTTCCGGCCGTCGACCAAGTTCTCGCAACTGACGGTTGAAGCCGCGGATGCGCTCAAGAGCCTCGAAGACGGCGACTCGTCACCCGCCGAAGCAGCCGCGCTCGTCAACAAAGACCTGCTCGACACCTACCAGGCCCGGGTCGACCTGGCCCTCATCGCTGCCGAAGAGGCCGGCGACAGGAAGTTCTTCCCGCGCTTCGCCGATCAGACCGCACTCGGTGCCGGTTACTGGAAGATCATCCGCGACCGGTTCGTCGAAGACCGTGGGGAAGCCCAGGCGAAGGTGACCGACAGTTACTTCGATGACATCGAGCGGGCCGGCCTGACCAGCGATGTGCCGCTGTTCAAGCAGGCGGCACAGCGGGTCAAGGGCCAGCTCGAGGCCTTCGTCGCGTCTCCGCTGACCCTCGACGACAAGGTCAGGCGGGCCGCTCAGTTCGACCGGTTCATCGAACTGGTTCCCGTGGAATACGGGCGCGGTGTGAGCGGCGGCCAGGTGACCCGCGATTTCGAGGTCCAGGAGGCGATCGCTTTTGCCGACGGGGCCGAGCAGGCGCTCAAGGACCTTTCTTCGGACCTGCTCAAGGAGAACCCGGCCGAGACCCGGCAGTTACTTGCCGGGATCGATGAACTCCAGGTCGACCTGCAGGAGGCGACCGAAGGGACGGAGGTCAGGGACGCCGCCGAACTCGAATCGCTCGCCGGCCAGGTTGCCGACGACGCTGACGCGATGTTCCCCGACGACTGGAAGGGTTCGAGCGAGGACGCCGACTACGACCTGGTCGACATCAGCCTCGACCAGATGCTCAACGCGATCAATGCCGGCGACTACGACATTGCCGAGCAGAACCGCCTGTCCGCATACGCCTTCTTCGAGTTCGGCCCCGAAGTCAAACTTCGCGGCTTCGACCCCGGGCTCTCGACCGAGATCGAAGGCATGTTCTGGTACGGCGCCCGCGGGTTCGACGGCCTGGCGACCGAGATCGCGAACGAAAGCTCCGGCCGCGAGGTCCAGCCGACCCTGGTCGAGCTCAAGTCCGCGATCGACGACGCCCATGAGATCACCGGATCGAATACCAGCTCCGGCACGGTGATCACCAACGCCGCGCTGATCGTCTTCCGCGAAGGCCTTGAAGCGATCCTGATCATCGCCGCGATCACGGCTTCGATGATCGGTGGCCGCAAGTACCTGCGAAAGCCCGTTTACCGCGGCGCCCTGCTGGCCATCCCGGCCAGCGTCGTCTCCTACGTGCTGATGGTGATGCTGCTCGGCTCGTTCGCCCGATACGGGGAGAAAGTCGAGGCGATCGTGGGCCTGATGGCGATCGCGGTGCTGTTAATAGTGCTCAACTGGTTCTTCCACAAGGTGTACTGGACGGAATGGATCGCGACACACCGCCGGCGGACCAAGGAGATAACCGTGGGCCTGGGGGTCGGCGCCGCGGCCGGTGGTGCCACCGTCTTCGGCCTCTACGTGCTCGGCTTCGAGAGCGTGTTCCGCGAGGGCATGGAGACGGTGCTCTTCCTCCAGGCCCTGCAGCTCGCGGCCGGCACCGGTCCCGTCCTGATCGGCGTTGCGATCGGGCTGACCGCAATGGGCATCGTCGGCTACCTGACCTTCAAACTCGAGAGCAAGCTGCCCTACAAGAAGCTGCTGATCGTCACCGGAGTCCTGATCGCCTTCGTCCTGTTCACGATGGTCGGCACGACCGTCCGCGTGATGCAGGGGGTCGGCTGGCTGCCGATCCACCCGATCGACAGTCAATTCCCGCTCTGGATCGGTAACTGGCTCGGGATCTACCCCTCCTGGGAGACCCTCGCCGCCCAGGTTCTCGCGATCACTTTCGTGATCGGCAGCTACTTCGCCGCGGGCTGGGTCTCGAAGCGCAAGCTGGCCAAGTCCCGCGCCGAATATGAAGCCTCCCTTCTGCGTGACGACCCGCCCGCCGAGCCCGCGATCAGCGGTAACGGCAACGGAAACGGCCACCCCCAGGTGAACGTGAACGGCAAGGTCGTCATTCCTCCGAACGGACAAAAGGCGCTCGACGAAGCCGTGTCCAGCGGGACAAAAGAGTCCTGA
- a CDS encoding MerR family transcriptional regulator, whose amino-acid sequence MPGDDHISLNEAARRAGVSTATLNRWAEEKIVPVRKGKWTPAAAAQARVVARMRERGHSLEDLKQAGRDGKLAFGFTEDYFADRSERVAISDAAAEIGLSEELIERIMVVLGTPSGRERTMTEVDVEAMRKLAAVADAGLPIEAVLQLVRVYAQAVRRIADAEVRLFHLFVHEPMMRDGLGAIEMSNEMSDLVASVSPVTVPLLEYLHDRYVRYFIEQDVVGHMEDEFGGDTEIDQIRISLCFIDLTGFTRFTEEEGDAEAFSVIERFTEAVEATLPPDANIVKTIGDEVMVVSPDPVTLAEWAVGFLALFDDRPKPRVGIHYGGAVFRDGDYFGSQVNLTHRVVNRALGGEVLVTDTVRDAIGEHQDLELDGLGEVDLKGFPEPTPLFLVRVKK is encoded by the coding sequence ATGCCGGGGGATGACCACATAAGCCTCAACGAGGCCGCTCGCCGGGCGGGCGTTTCGACAGCCACCCTGAACCGGTGGGCTGAAGAAAAGATCGTGCCCGTGCGCAAGGGCAAATGGACCCCGGCGGCCGCCGCCCAGGCCAGGGTCGTGGCGCGCATGCGCGAGCGCGGCCACAGCCTCGAGGATCTGAAGCAGGCCGGCCGGGACGGCAAGCTCGCCTTCGGTTTCACCGAGGACTATTTCGCCGACCGGAGTGAACGGGTCGCGATCTCCGACGCCGCCGCCGAGATTGGCCTCTCCGAAGAGCTGATCGAACGGATCATGGTCGTGCTGGGCACCCCGTCCGGCCGTGAACGCACGATGACCGAAGTCGATGTCGAGGCGATGCGCAAGCTGGCGGCGGTGGCCGACGCCGGCCTGCCGATCGAGGCGGTGCTGCAGCTCGTCCGGGTCTATGCCCAGGCGGTGCGCCGCATCGCCGACGCCGAAGTCCGGCTCTTCCACCTTTTCGTCCATGAACCGATGATGCGCGACGGGCTCGGGGCGATCGAGATGTCGAACGAGATGAGCGACCTGGTGGCGTCGGTCTCACCAGTGACCGTGCCGCTCCTCGAGTATCTCCACGACCGCTACGTCAGGTACTTCATCGAGCAGGACGTGGTCGGCCACATGGAGGACGAGTTCGGCGGCGACACCGAGATCGACCAGATCCGGATCAGCCTCTGCTTCATCGACCTGACCGGCTTCACGCGATTCACCGAGGAAGAAGGCGACGCCGAGGCCTTCTCGGTCATCGAGCGCTTCACCGAAGCGGTTGAGGCGACCCTGCCGCCGGATGCCAACATCGTCAAGACGATCGGTGACGAAGTCATGGTCGTCTCGCCGGATCCGGTGACGCTTGCAGAGTGGGCAGTCGGCTTCCTGGCGCTGTTCGACGATCGCCCGAAGCCGCGGGTCGGCATCCACTACGGTGGCGCGGTCTTCCGCGACGGCGACTATTTCGGCAGTCAGGTGAACCTCACCCACCGAGTGGTCAACCGTGCGCTCGGCGGCGAGGTGCTGGTGACCGACACCGTTCGTGACGCGATCGGCGAGCACCAGGACCTCGAACTCGACGGCCTCGGTGAGGTCGACCTGAAGGGATTCCCGGAACCGACGCCGCTGTTCCTCGTCCGTGTCAAGAAGTGA
- a CDS encoding P-II family nitrogen regulator encodes MKKIEAFIRHEAFEPIRTELLEKGIPSISLLEAKGSGRQKGIVETYRGSTVTVNVRPKIKLEIVVADGEKDLVVETILRHARSGEIGDGKIFVIPVEEAIRIRTGERGNEVTQIHAE; translated from the coding sequence TTGAAAAAGATAGAAGCATTCATCCGACACGAAGCGTTCGAGCCGATCAGGACCGAACTGCTTGAAAAAGGAATCCCGTCCATCTCACTTCTGGAGGCGAAAGGCTCCGGAAGGCAGAAGGGCATTGTCGAGACCTACCGGGGATCGACGGTCACCGTCAACGTGCGGCCAAAGATCAAGCTGGAGATCGTCGTCGCGGATGGTGAAAAAGACCTCGTAGTCGAGACGATCCTGCGTCACGCTCGATCAGGAGAGATCGGAGACGGCAAGATCTTCGTGATTCCGGTCGAGGAGGCAATCAGGATCCGAACCGGCGAACGGGGGAATGAAGTAACACAGATCCACGCTGAGTAG
- a CDS encoding ammonium transporter, with the protein MRVKKLGIASLLVLLAALVVPGLASAGLPADVAGNDLELSIVWVAFATVLVFLMQAGFMFLEIGFSRMKNAGTGVGKILINLAIVSIAWWAVGYGIGGFGDGALTDVAGTTGFFFHFDQMVGVGADAVPVTSDTVAFMLFGMSFCAVSLAVVWGTTLERIKFSSYVIYAVFFGALIYPMVAHSVYGGGLLSDIGGKPVMDFAGSSVVHLTGATGGFAALLLLGARKGKYGADGAPRAIPGHSMPLVGLGVIILWIGWFGFNGGSTLGTDGSFFSEVMLNTQLAAAAGVIGACLLIYAKTKTLDVGMAGNGAIAGLVGITAGCGYVEYWAAPIIGFISGLIVVVGVLAVEKWLDDPIGALSAHGMAGIFGTAAVGIFGSPRLVLDGAGSGIWYSIFGDQTFSSTFGQLGVQLLGSTAIFIFVFVFSYVIFAIIKATIGIRVSEEEEDAGLDISSHGMYGYPEAFIPQPEYPVGAYTPSMAGTPVAPLESTPPSDQA; encoded by the coding sequence ATGAGAGTCAAGAAACTAGGCATAGCATCGCTTCTGGTGCTGCTTGCCGCCCTGGTTGTGCCAGGGTTGGCGTCGGCGGGACTGCCGGCAGACGTGGCAGGCAACGACCTCGAACTGAGCATTGTCTGGGTCGCATTTGCCACCGTCCTCGTCTTCCTGATGCAGGCGGGCTTCATGTTCCTGGAGATCGGTTTCTCCCGGATGAAGAACGCCGGCACCGGAGTCGGAAAGATCCTCATCAACCTCGCAATCGTGTCAATCGCCTGGTGGGCGGTCGGATACGGCATCGGGGGCTTCGGTGATGGAGCTCTGACGGACGTTGCGGGAACCACGGGCTTCTTCTTCCACTTCGACCAGATGGTCGGTGTTGGAGCAGACGCAGTTCCGGTCACGTCGGACACCGTCGCATTCATGCTTTTCGGCATGTCTTTCTGTGCGGTCTCGCTCGCAGTCGTCTGGGGCACCACGCTGGAGCGCATCAAGTTCAGCTCCTACGTGATCTACGCCGTCTTCTTCGGCGCCTTGATCTACCCGATGGTTGCTCACTCGGTTTACGGTGGCGGACTTCTTTCCGACATCGGCGGCAAGCCCGTTATGGACTTCGCCGGTTCATCTGTTGTCCATCTGACCGGTGCTACCGGTGGCTTTGCGGCGCTGCTCTTGCTCGGCGCACGTAAAGGCAAGTACGGAGCCGATGGGGCTCCCCGGGCGATCCCCGGTCACTCGATGCCGCTGGTCGGCCTCGGCGTGATCATCCTGTGGATCGGCTGGTTCGGATTCAACGGTGGTTCCACCCTCGGCACTGATGGCTCGTTCTTCAGTGAAGTGATGCTCAACACCCAGCTCGCGGCCGCCGCCGGTGTCATTGGCGCTTGCCTGCTGATCTACGCCAAGACCAAGACGCTCGATGTCGGCATGGCCGGCAACGGTGCGATCGCCGGTCTCGTCGGGATCACGGCCGGTTGTGGTTACGTCGAGTACTGGGCGGCACCGATCATCGGATTCATCTCCGGCCTGATCGTCGTCGTCGGTGTCCTCGCAGTCGAGAAGTGGCTTGACGATCCGATCGGAGCGCTCTCAGCTCACGGTATGGCCGGCATCTTCGGCACCGCGGCAGTCGGCATCTTCGGATCGCCGCGCCTGGTGCTCGATGGAGCGGGCTCTGGTATCTGGTATTCCATCTTCGGAGACCAGACCTTCAGCTCGACCTTCGGTCAGCTGGGAGTCCAGCTGCTCGGTTCGACCGCGATATTCATATTCGTGTTCGTTTTCTCCTACGTCATCTTCGCAATCATCAAGGCGACCATTGGCATCAGGGTCTCGGAAGAGGAAGAAGATGCCGGGCTGGACATCTCGAGTCACGGGATGTACGGCTATCCGGAGGCCTTCATTCCGCAGCCGGAATATCCTGTTGGGGCATATACGCCGTCCATGGCCGGTACTCCGGTAGCGCCTTTGGAATCCACACCGCCAAGCGACCAGGCATAA